The sequence AAGATTATTATAAGCGTCAGGATGCGATTGAATTTACGGTAAAGCATGACGATGGTTTGGGTCTGGATACCATTAAACAAGCAGATATTATTTTGCTGGGAATTTCCAGAACCTCCAAAACCCCTCTCTCTATCTATTTGGCTTACCGCGGGCATAAGGTGGCTAATATTCCTATCATTCGAGAAGTGGATCCACCTGCAGAGGTGTTGTCCGCAGCTAAAAATAAAATGGTGGGGCTCACCATCAATCCGCAAAAGCTGGTTCAGTTGCGTGAATCTCGCTTGATGAAGCTGGGACGCCCTTTGTCCGAAGATTATGCAAATGTGGGTCGTATCAGCGAAGAACTCGAATATTCGCGTGAATTTTACGACAAGCTCGGTACGGTTCCAATGATTGATGTGACTGACAAAGCCATTGAAGAAATTGCTACCGAGGTCTTGTTGGCGCTTGGAAAATGAGAGGTCTAATTTCCTTTTTCAGAATTATCCAAACCAAATTGAACGTCGTTTTTTTAATCCTTCTCGGATCATTTCCTGAATATTTTGCCGCACCATTTCAGAGAGTTTGTGAATCAGAAGTTCATCCTCCAAGGCTTTGCTGTCATACTTTTCAAGGGATATGGGTTTTCCAAAATGGAGGGTCCAATGGGCTGGCAGACCTAGCAGACCTGGGATTCCCAGCCAGGGTAATGTGGGCGTAATGGGCACATAAGGAATGCCAAAAGGTTTGGCAAGAAAGCCGGTTTTGTAAAGCAGGGGATGGGTTTCTTCAGCGCCGATGACTGCTACGGGAATAATAGGGGCTTTAGTCTTAAGGGCAATTTTGATAAATCCCCCGCGACCAAAGCGTTGCAGGTGATAACGCTGTTTGTAACTTTTTCCGATACCTTTTTCGCCTTCGGGAAACACGGTGACCAAATGATTGGCCTTGAGCAAGCGCTCCGCATTTTCAGGACAGGCGCGGACGCCACCAATGCGATACATCAAGGTTCCCAAAAAAGGGAGATAGTAGACAAAATCTTCTACCAAAAAGCGGACGTCACGTGCGGCAGGATGATCGTTGGTGACGGCCAGGCGAATCATCGCTCCATCGAAAGGGAGGGTGCCGGAGTGATTGGCGACGATGAGTGCACGGCCCTGATTGGGAATGTTTTCCACCCCTTCCACTTTGACCCGCCAATATTTATGGTAGAGAAAATCGAAGAAAGGCTTCAACTTTTTTTCTAAGGAAGGATCACGACCAAAATCGTCAAAATCGATTTTGTCAAAACGTTGTACGCCAAAGAGCAGCCTTTTGTAAGTTCTGAAGGAAAAGAAATTTGAGAGGACGAAATTCAATTTCTTAAGCATCGAAGCCTGAGGAGGGATAAGCGTTTGAGAGGATTTTAATTGTCCTAAGGACTGAATCTTCTTTTCAAGCTGATTCAGTTGAAGAGTTAAATCTTCTATTTCCGCACGCTTTTTTGTATTTTTTGCAAGATGTCGGGTTTTTTTCAGGTCATTTTTTAAATCTTTCTGAAAACGATGAATGCTATCTTCAAACTGTCCTTTGAGCTTTTCGATGTGCGCATTGAGTTCTTGACGAAGGGCTGGAACTTCCATTCCCGAGTTTTTTAAATTTTCGCTTGGAAACCGTAAAAGTTTAAGAGGAACAGCTATTTGTTTTTTCATGACAGGACCTCTTCTGGAATATCCAAGGCTACGTCGCGTAAGCGTTCTGCTCCCACAAAAGTAAGCAAGGCCTCCCGAGAGGAATATTTAGGATGAAAGCCCAATTCTTTTTTAGCCTTTTCTCCATCGGCAACACAAAGGTATTTGAGAAAATTGAGAAGGCTTTTTGGGGCGGGAGAAATATTTAGGTACCACAGCGATTGAACCACATTTTTGGCAATAAATTCCGGAAGCGGGAACTCTATTTTTCTTAAGATATGAAGGACTCGAGAGAGTGGAAGAACACCCTCTGCCACGACATTAAAAACTCCAGCGATGTCTTTTTCTACAGCCAGTTGGAGGGCCTCGATACAATCGTCTTCATGTAAAAATTGGATGAGAGGGTCATAACCCAAAATGGTCAAAAGCATGGGACGTGACAAATAACGTGTTTTATAACTTTGTACCGTGGGGCCAATCAGTGTGGCTGTCCTTAAAATAGTGACCGTCATCTCGGGATGTTTTTGTGCGAGTTTCATCACCGATTTTTCAGCATCCACCTTGTCGGCCAAAAATTTGTTTTTAATTCCCCCCCGCAAGGGATGCGTTTCGCTCATGAAATTGGGGTTATTGGCAAAGGCGCCATAGACCATGGTTGAAGAAACTAAAATGAATTTTTGTACTTGAGCTGCCGCTGCGGCATTGCAAATATACATACTTCCCACTGAAATAATTTCGTGAGACAGGGAATTGTTTTGGGGGGGGCTACTGGGGATAGCCGTATGAATGACGGTATGAATTTTTTCTTCACTGAAAATTTCCGCAAGCCGTGCATCGGCCAAATTTTCGGTGAGATCTAATTTATAGAATTTTGCTTTTTTTAGTTCAAAAGGGGGGCGTTTGCGGTCGATGACAATCAACTTCTTGATTTTAGAATCGGCTTCGAGTTTTTTCAAAAGGGTGCGGCCTTTGAAGCCGCTGGTGCCTATCAAGGCAATGTGACGATTTTGGAGAGGCTTATGTTTTTTGTTTTGCATCATAGTTGCAAATAACCGGCAGCAACGGCGCGTCTATAAAAGAAAAGCGTGACCAGGAAAATACTCCCATCCACCCAGCCGCCCAAAATATAGGTAAAACTTTTCTGATGAAGGAAAAAGAAGGAAAGGAACAACACGGTAGAGGCGATTTTGCTGACCAATACATAAAAAACTAGATCTTTTTTACGAGCGATATCACTTACCGCACCAAAAAGAAGGAAAAGAAGCGTTACCATGAGAGATCCGCTGAGGCTTAACCAAAAGCGTTCTGTGCTCTCTGGAAGGGGAATCAAGTGAGGGAATAATTTTAATGAAACAGTATTCAAAAACCGTATGACGAGGTTGGGTGCCACCAGAAATGCGGCAGCAGCCAGGAGGAATGAGAAAATCCAGATTTTGAGGAGAAATTTTAGATTTTTTTCTTCGACTGTAAGCATGTGGGGTAGGGTAAGGAAATGGGGAGGAGATGTCAATTGGGGAGTAAACTATAAAAAAGGTTGCGCGTTTATTTTACATCTGAAAAAGAAGGGAAATACTTATGCCTTCTGAATCTCCTCATCCTTCCAGAAAAGGACTCCTTTTTGTTACTTCCGGTCCTTCGGGTAGTGGAAAAACAACCTTATGCCGAATGGTGGAAGCGCATCTTCATATTCCCCATAATGTTTCTTACACCACTCGAACTCCTCGGGCAGGAGAGCAGAATGGGCGGGATTATTATTTTATCTCGGACGAGCAATTCGAGGGAATGCTGAGGGAAGACCGGTTTGCTGAATGGGCTGAGGTGC comes from Deltaproteobacteria bacterium and encodes:
- a CDS encoding kinase/pyrophosphorylase, with amino-acid sequence MSQTFRYYIYAISDATGEMAMNIAFAALRQFKVDNVNIVRRSKVIDVGRMKQVIAEAKKHHGIVLFTFVSDELRKIFQEESEKEGIVAIDLMGPVLNVFTTYFQETPSDEPGLKYRVTKDYYKRQDAIEFTVKHDDGLGLDTIKQADIILLGISRTSKTPLSIYLAYRGHKVANIPIIREVDPPAEVLSAAKNKMVGLTINPQKLVQLRESRLMKLGRPLSEDYANVGRISEELEYSREFYDKLGTVPMIDVTDKAIEEIATEVLLALGK
- a CDS encoding 1-acyl-sn-glycerol-3-phosphate acyltransferase, whose translation is MKKQIAVPLKLLRFPSENLKNSGMEVPALRQELNAHIEKLKGQFEDSIHRFQKDLKNDLKKTRHLAKNTKKRAEIEDLTLQLNQLEKKIQSLGQLKSSQTLIPPQASMLKKLNFVLSNFFSFRTYKRLLFGVQRFDKIDFDDFGRDPSLEKKLKPFFDFLYHKYWRVKVEGVENIPNQGRALIVANHSGTLPFDGAMIRLAVTNDHPAARDVRFLVEDFVYYLPFLGTLMYRIGGVRACPENAERLLKANHLVTVFPEGEKGIGKSYKQRYHLQRFGRGGFIKIALKTKAPIIPVAVIGAEETHPLLYKTGFLAKPFGIPYVPITPTLPWLGIPGLLGLPAHWTLHFGKPISLEKYDSKALEDELLIHKLSEMVRQNIQEMIREGLKKRRSIWFG
- a CDS encoding NAD-dependent epimerase/dehydratase family protein — encoded protein: MMQNKKHKPLQNRHIALIGTSGFKGRTLLKKLEADSKIKKLIVIDRKRPPFELKKAKFYKLDLTENLADARLAEIFSEEKIHTVIHTAIPSSPPQNNSLSHEIISVGSMYICNAAAAAQVQKFILVSSTMVYGAFANNPNFMSETHPLRGGIKNKFLADKVDAEKSVMKLAQKHPEMTVTILRTATLIGPTVQSYKTRYLSRPMLLTILGYDPLIQFLHEDDCIEALQLAVEKDIAGVFNVVAEGVLPLSRVLHILRKIEFPLPEFIAKNVVQSLWYLNISPAPKSLLNFLKYLCVADGEKAKKELGFHPKYSSREALLTFVGAERLRDVALDIPEEVLS